The following proteins come from a genomic window of Candidatus Methylomirabilis sp.:
- a CDS encoding zinc ribbon domain-containing protein, whose amino-acid sequence MPIYEYRCTSCDQVFEKLVLSHDVVIECPHCPGAAVEKQLSAFSFKGERKIIGSGTLSNTGSGCAPSG is encoded by the coding sequence ATGCCTATTTACGAGTATCGCTGTACGAGCTGTGATCAGGTATTCGAAAAACTCGTTCTAAGCCACGATGTTGTCATAGAATGCCCACACTGTCCAGGGGCGGCTGTAGAAAAACAGCTTTCCGCTTTCAGCTTTAAAGGCGAGCGCAAGATCATCGGCTCCGGCACCCTGAGTAACACGGGCTCTGGTTGCGCGCCAAGCGGGTGA
- a CDS encoding ubiquitin-like protein Pup, which translates to MAEQERKQKREAGDTPPEAAEPNPETVKKGKKLKEDLDKLMDEIDEVLEENAEEFVKSYVQRGGE; encoded by the coding sequence ATGGCGGAGCAGGAACGAAAGCAAAAACGCGAGGCCGGCGATACCCCACCCGAAGCGGCCGAGCCGAATCCCGAGACCGTAAAAAAAGGGAAGAAGCTCAAGGAGGACCTTGACAAACTCATGGATGAGATCGATGAGGTCCTTGAGGAGAACGCCGAGGAGTTCGTCAAAAGCTACGTCCAGCGCGGCGGAGAATAA